One segment of Candidatus Latescibacterota bacterium DNA contains the following:
- a CDS encoding T9SS type A sorting domain-containing protein codes for MLRRLTLAVLLAALPALAPASDVSTQPRTTDHGPEALRAGALAPTPAAEPDESAPGGDRESLLLWDHHYDDPIYTSCGIAAYGGPVFAGTFLNPPMQAEARDLLTGAPLWASAGTEFYVDACRTGFVLAAVDFNNADSTAVISEWRPGSATPLWSYTVHPCRSLIYEGWASRKPVQVADTGGMIAVALVMYTEAGQEGRLFAFEPGNGTPVVDWPFPSGNVVATALSEDGRYCAMTGWPTVYVYDIVADALRWSGPAGAGNDALAISPNGDYLAWGWSTLNVRHWNGSTYGAHYSATPGGGLYVGQVAFAPGDAFAVAWDNGNTTPNQVFVETYTLATPNLIWHYDYQGEPVSTHVDIPSTMLYSPSGAFLVVGSWGGSFPELHVFRVNNPDPVLTVDTPGSIFDMDVVDHEGAALVVACGKSVHAGTSGRGGDLYAIEASNLTATNPPPGADRLRLSAAPNPFNPTTNFRVTLPAPGRWTLAVYDPAGRRVHEVAGEGAGDLTIPWDATGHASGVYLARLEAGGQVATTSISLLK; via the coding sequence ATGCTTCGCCGTCTCACGCTTGCCGTCCTACTCGCCGCGCTCCCCGCGCTTGCCCCTGCAAGCGACGTGTCCACCCAGCCGCGCACAACCGATCACGGCCCCGAGGCCCTGCGCGCGGGAGCGCTCGCGCCGACACCGGCCGCCGAGCCCGACGAATCCGCCCCCGGGGGCGACCGCGAAAGCCTGCTGCTCTGGGACCACCACTACGACGACCCCATCTACACCAGTTGCGGCATCGCGGCCTACGGTGGACCGGTCTTCGCCGGCACCTTTCTCAACCCGCCGATGCAGGCGGAGGCCCGGGACCTGCTCACCGGGGCGCCGCTCTGGGCTTCCGCGGGTACGGAGTTCTACGTGGACGCCTGCCGCACGGGCTTCGTGCTGGCGGCCGTGGACTTCAACAACGCGGACTCGACGGCGGTGATCAGCGAGTGGCGGCCGGGCTCGGCCACGCCGCTGTGGAGCTACACCGTGCATCCCTGCCGTTCGCTCATCTACGAGGGCTGGGCGAGCCGCAAGCCGGTGCAGGTGGCCGACACGGGCGGCATGATCGCCGTGGCGCTGGTCATGTACACCGAGGCGGGACAGGAAGGTCGCCTCTTCGCGTTCGAACCGGGCAACGGGACGCCAGTCGTCGACTGGCCCTTCCCCTCGGGCAACGTGGTGGCCACCGCGCTCAGCGAGGACGGCCGCTACTGCGCCATGACCGGCTGGCCGACGGTCTACGTCTACGATATCGTCGCCGACGCGCTGCGCTGGAGCGGGCCCGCCGGCGCGGGCAATGACGCCCTCGCCATCTCGCCGAACGGCGACTACCTCGCCTGGGGGTGGAGCACGCTGAACGTCCGCCACTGGAACGGCTCCACCTACGGCGCGCACTACAGCGCGACGCCGGGCGGCGGCCTCTACGTGGGCCAGGTGGCCTTCGCGCCGGGCGACGCCTTCGCCGTGGCCTGGGACAACGGCAACACCACGCCCAACCAGGTCTTCGTCGAAACCTACACGCTCGCCACGCCGAACCTGATCTGGCACTACGACTACCAGGGCGAGCCGGTGAGCACGCATGTGGACATTCCGTCTACCATGCTTTACTCGCCGTCCGGCGCTTTCCTCGTGGTCGGCTCCTGGGGCGGCAGCTTTCCCGAGCTGCACGTGTTCAGGGTGAACAACCCCGACCCCGTGCTCACCGTCGATACCCCGGGCTCGATTTTCGACATGGATGTGGTGGACCACGAAGGCGCCGCCCTCGTCGTTGCCTGTGGCAAGAGCGTCCATGCGGGCACCAGCGGCCGTGGCGGCGACCTCTACGCCATCGAGGCGAGCAATCTCACCGCCACGAACCCGCCCCCGGGGGCGGATCGCCTGCGGCTGAGCGCCGCGCCGAACCCCTTCAACCCGACGACGAACTTCCGCGTCACCCTGCCCGCGCCCGGCCGCTGGACGCTGGCCGTCTATGACCCCGCCGGACGGCGCGTCCATGAGGTCGCGGGCGAGGGCGCCGGCGACTTGACGATCCCCTGGGACGCCACCGGCCACGCCAGCGGCGTCTACCTCGCGCGGCTGGAGGCCGGCGGCCAGGTGGCGACGACCTCGATCAGCCTGCTGAAGTAG
- a CDS encoding STAS domain-containing protein: MPSPSLRVEVERPGADVALLRLHGRLAGPTASRRLTDVAHTLPVAVRRVVLDMNGVEYMDGAGVGSVAQLCCAARGAGHRLVLAGMNPRVKRILDASGFLPMVELADSADGALAASQGASQAPVARG; this comes from the coding sequence ATGCCCAGCCCATCTCTGCGCGTGGAAGTGGAGCGTCCAGGTGCGGACGTCGCCCTGCTCCGCCTCCACGGCCGACTCGCCGGCCCCACGGCCAGTCGGCGTCTCACGGATGTCGCCCACACCTTGCCGGTCGCGGTGCGCCGCGTCGTTCTGGACATGAACGGCGTCGAGTACATGGACGGCGCCGGCGTCGGCAGCGTGGCCCAGCTCTGCTGCGCCGCCCGCGGCGCGGGTCACCGCCTCGTGCTCGCCGGTATGAACCCGCGCGTGAAGCGCATCCTGGACGCCTCCGGCTTCCTGCCGATGGTGGAGCTGGCCGACAGCGCCGACGGCGCGCTCGCGGCCTCGCAGGGCGCGAGCCAGGCGCCCGTCGCCCGCGGCTGA
- a CDS encoding class I SAM-dependent methyltransferase, producing the protein MTEPNPWLRVSATDYEGHMAHPAVGQLGFLADLFEESLRTLRPRRIALLGCAAGNGLERVDPSGVADLLGVDINQDYLELAEARHRVRLGQRLRLRCANLDDADVAAALLTPGSFDLVHAALLFEYVTPARLLPVLARALAPAGRLVALLQLPVKGHGAISVTPFTGVNVLEPLLRLVSPEAFAAAAARAGLELEHEETRTLPVGKSFRLSHWRRA; encoded by the coding sequence GTGACCGAGCCCAACCCCTGGCTGCGCGTCAGCGCGACGGACTACGAAGGCCACATGGCCCATCCCGCCGTGGGGCAGCTCGGCTTTCTCGCCGATCTCTTCGAGGAATCGCTCCGCACGCTGCGCCCGCGCCGCATCGCCCTGCTGGGCTGCGCGGCGGGCAATGGCCTGGAGCGCGTGGACCCGTCCGGCGTGGCGGATCTGCTGGGCGTGGACATCAACCAGGACTACCTGGAACTGGCGGAAGCGCGGCACCGCGTGCGGCTCGGCCAGCGGCTGCGGCTGCGTTGCGCCAATCTGGACGACGCGGACGTCGCCGCGGCGCTGCTCACGCCGGGGAGCTTCGATCTCGTCCACGCGGCGCTGCTCTTCGAGTACGTGACACCCGCAAGGCTATTGCCCGTGCTGGCCCGCGCGCTGGCGCCGGCGGGACGGCTCGTGGCGCTGCTGCAGTTGCCAGTGAAGGGTCACGGGGCGATCAGCGTGACGCCCTTCACTGGCGTGAACGTGCTCGAGCCGCTGCTGCGCCTGGTGTCGCCGGAGGCATTCGCGGCCGCGGCGGCCCGCGCCGGCCTCGAGCTCGAGCACGAGGAGACCCGCACGCTCCCCGTGGGCAAGTCGTTTCGGCTCTCCCACTGGCGCCGGGCGTGA
- a CDS encoding SDR family oxidoreductase, which yields MNSTLLITGATGNVGRATVRALSARDPELEIRAATRKPEAYQAPAENVTAVRLDFNDPQSFAPALEGVDRLFLMSAPMDAEAAPKLTGLLDAARRAGVKQVVLMTAMGVEHAPQSPLGQVETALKASGIDWTILRPNWFMDNFHPGFLGDMVKKGQITVPAADSKVSFIAAEDIGEAAAVTLLSDGHAGREYTLTGPESLSWETVAQKFTTETGRTVNYIPIGDDDMREALAADGVPEQGLDYMSMLFGAMRGGASAPVAGDIRGLIGREPRNLGEFTKKHKAAWK from the coding sequence ATGAACAGCACACTCCTCATCACCGGCGCGACCGGCAACGTGGGGCGCGCCACCGTGCGCGCGCTCTCGGCGCGCGATCCCGAGCTGGAGATCCGCGCCGCCACGCGCAAGCCCGAGGCCTACCAGGCCCCGGCGGAGAACGTCACCGCCGTGCGCCTGGACTTCAACGACCCCCAGAGCTTCGCGCCCGCGCTCGAGGGCGTGGACCGGCTCTTCCTCATGAGCGCCCCCATGGACGCCGAAGCGGCGCCCAAGCTCACCGGCCTCCTCGACGCGGCCAGGCGCGCCGGCGTGAAGCAGGTCGTCCTGATGACGGCCATGGGCGTGGAGCACGCGCCCCAGTCGCCGCTGGGCCAGGTCGAGACCGCGCTCAAGGCGAGCGGGATCGACTGGACCATCCTGCGCCCCAACTGGTTCATGGACAACTTTCACCCGGGCTTCCTCGGCGACATGGTGAAGAAGGGCCAGATCACGGTGCCCGCCGCCGACAGCAAGGTGAGCTTCATCGCGGCGGAGGACATCGGCGAGGCCGCGGCGGTGACGCTGCTCAGCGACGGCCACGCCGGCCGCGAGTACACCCTCACCGGCCCCGAGTCGCTGAGCTGGGAGACGGTGGCCCAGAAGTTCACCACCGAGACCGGCCGCACGGTGAACTACATCCCCATCGGCGACGACGACATGCGCGAGGCCCTCGCCGCCGACGGCGTGCCCGAGCAGGGGCTCGACTACATGTCGATGCTCTTCGGCGCCATGCGCGGCGGCGCGTCGGCCCCCGTGGCCGGGGACATCCGCGGGCTGATCGGCCGCGAGCCGCGCAACCTGGGCGAGTTCACGAAGAAGCACAAGGCGGCGTGGAAGTAA
- a CDS encoding helix-turn-helix transcriptional regulator produces the protein MQDSCSDPGFCPVTATMGVIGGKWKPIILWSLSGGTRRFGELRRHIPAVTQKMLTQQLRELESDGVVLRRVFAEVPPRVEYSLSDYGRTLLPVLRAMSRWGRSHAAPGAPRNA, from the coding sequence ATGCAGGACTCGTGCTCGGATCCCGGTTTCTGTCCCGTCACGGCCACCATGGGCGTGATCGGCGGCAAGTGGAAGCCCATCATCCTGTGGTCGCTCTCGGGCGGGACGCGCCGCTTCGGGGAGCTGCGGCGGCACATCCCCGCCGTGACGCAGAAGATGCTCACCCAGCAGCTCCGTGAGCTCGAGTCCGACGGTGTGGTGCTACGCCGCGTGTTCGCGGAAGTGCCACCCCGCGTCGAGTACAGCCTCAGCGACTACGGCCGCACGCTGCTGCCCGTCCTGCGGGCCATGTCGCGCTGGGGCCGCAGCCACGCCGCGCCCGGCGCGCCCCGCAACGCCTAG
- a CDS encoding hydroxylase: protein MRVQYLEIVTKDVAAVCAAYTAAAGLDFGEPVAELGNARTAKLPDGGLIGVRAPLRETEAPVVRPYWLVEDIEAALAAAVAAGGVTAVPPLEIAGYGTFAIYTLGGNDFGLWQL from the coding sequence ATGCGTGTCCAGTACCTGGAGATCGTGACGAAGGACGTCGCCGCCGTCTGCGCGGCCTACACCGCCGCCGCGGGCCTGGACTTCGGCGAGCCCGTGGCCGAGCTCGGCAACGCGCGCACGGCCAAGCTGCCCGACGGCGGCCTGATCGGCGTGCGCGCCCCGCTTCGCGAGACCGAGGCGCCGGTGGTCAGGCCCTACTGGCTCGTGGAGGACATCGAGGCCGCCCTCGCCGCTGCGGTGGCGGCAGGCGGCGTGACGGCGGTGCCGCCGCTCGAGATCGCCGGCTATGGCACCTTCGCGATCTACACGCTCGGCGGCAACGACTTCGGCCTCTGGCAGCTCTAG
- a CDS encoding sigma 54-interacting transcriptional regulator has translation MLASRSKEIPRTPRYLNEFARLHLALEDQHEVRKHLAMIEQATDEHTPIRSRVITREVHADFHKLKGEWTKALKEIDAGLELAYGISEQNDLVGELLRRRARALYELGRDDEAFAAAKRSLEVCERVGEVYEIGALFRTLGLLAERRYDYAEAENLLLKAVEFYRDKDEKYERAFSHVAIAGFYERLHAIRKREDDLREAFRHTASALGLFDEMGIPGRIRDTRAHLDAIAERLPAKPFTPPKGQELMALGADHGIITAEPAMAKLLDTLATVAPSDAAVLVTGETGTGKELFAQALHRLSGRKGDLVVVNCAAIPDELMESELFGHLKGSFTGAHRDRPGKFAQADGGTLFLDEIGDLSPRLQAKLLRVLQDGIYTPVGSDTDQHADVRVVSATNRDLDAQVAAGRFRRDLLYRLNHVVLTLPALRERGGDVVLLARFFLHEAASRLGRKIALDPHAEDKIREYPWPGNVRELQNLVRRMALFARETGLLSVDLFPESVLAPVEGYGNDLASIVLKAEKDAILAALTRAQGNKAAAARMLGVSRSTLNDKIKRLDLSAERIAKAARG, from the coding sequence TTGCTGGCTTCGCGCTCGAAGGAGATCCCCCGCACCCCGCGATACCTTAACGAGTTCGCGCGCCTCCACCTCGCTCTCGAGGACCAGCACGAGGTCCGCAAGCACCTCGCGATGATCGAGCAGGCGACCGACGAGCACACACCGATCCGCAGTCGCGTCATCACGCGGGAAGTTCACGCGGACTTCCACAAGCTCAAGGGCGAGTGGACGAAGGCGCTCAAGGAGATCGACGCCGGCCTCGAACTAGCCTATGGCATCTCCGAGCAGAACGACCTTGTCGGCGAGCTGCTGCGTCGCCGCGCCCGGGCTCTGTACGAGCTCGGACGCGACGACGAAGCCTTCGCCGCCGCCAAGCGCAGCCTCGAGGTCTGCGAGCGTGTGGGCGAGGTCTACGAAATCGGCGCGCTCTTCCGCACCCTCGGGCTGCTGGCCGAGCGCCGTTACGACTACGCCGAGGCCGAGAACCTGCTGCTGAAGGCCGTCGAGTTCTATCGCGACAAGGACGAGAAGTACGAGCGCGCGTTCAGCCACGTGGCGATCGCGGGCTTCTACGAGCGCCTCCACGCCATCCGCAAGCGCGAGGACGACCTCCGCGAGGCCTTCCGCCACACCGCCAGCGCGCTGGGCCTGTTCGACGAGATGGGCATCCCCGGCCGCATCCGCGACACGCGCGCGCACCTGGACGCCATCGCCGAACGCCTGCCAGCCAAGCCCTTCACGCCGCCCAAGGGCCAGGAGCTGATGGCCCTCGGCGCCGACCACGGCATCATCACCGCCGAGCCGGCCATGGCCAAGCTGCTGGACACGCTGGCCACCGTGGCGCCGTCGGATGCGGCCGTGCTCGTCACCGGCGAGACCGGCACCGGCAAGGAGCTCTTCGCCCAGGCGCTGCACCGCCTCAGCGGCCGCAAGGGCGATCTGGTGGTGGTGAACTGCGCGGCCATCCCCGACGAGCTCATGGAGAGCGAGCTCTTCGGCCACCTCAAGGGCTCGTTCACGGGGGCGCACCGCGATCGGCCGGGCAAGTTCGCCCAGGCCGACGGCGGCACGCTCTTCCTCGACGAGATCGGCGACCTCAGCCCCCGCCTCCAGGCCAAGCTCCTGCGCGTGCTGCAGGACGGCATCTACACGCCGGTGGGGTCGGACACCGATCAGCACGCGGACGTCCGCGTGGTCAGCGCCACCAATCGCGACCTCGACGCCCAGGTGGCCGCCGGCCGGTTCCGCCGCGACCTGCTCTACCGCCTCAACCACGTGGTGCTCACGCTGCCCGCCTTGCGTGAGCGCGGCGGGGACGTCGTCCTGCTCGCCCGCTTCTTCCTCCACGAGGCGGCCAGCCGCCTGGGCCGCAAGATCGCGCTCGACCCTCACGCGGAGGACAAGATCCGCGAGTACCCCTGGCCCGGCAACGTGCGCGAGCTGCAGAACCTGGTGCGGCGCATGGCGCTCTTCGCGCGGGAGACGGGCCTGCTGAGCGTGGACCTCTTTCCCGAGAGCGTCCTCGCGCCGGTGGAGGGCTACGGCAACGATCTGGCGAGCATCGTCCTCAAGGCCGAGAAGGACGCCATCCTCGCCGCCCTCACCCGCGCCCAGGGCAACAAGGCCGCCGCCGCGCGCATGCTGGGCGTCAGCCGCTCGACGCTGAACGACAAGATCAAGCGGCTGGACCTGAGCGCCGAGCGCATCGCCAAGGCGGCGCGGGGCTAG
- a CDS encoding BrnT family toxin, whose product MHSIHTRIEWDPRKAMANRLKHGVRFSDAEAVLFDPVALTRDDPDAIGEARFVTVGVDAAGRVLVLVYTYREDRIRIVSVRKATRKEKAQYEEGIRL is encoded by the coding sequence ATGCATAGCATACATACGCGCATCGAGTGGGATCCGCGCAAGGCCATGGCGAACCGGCTCAAGCACGGCGTCAGGTTCTCGGATGCCGAAGCGGTCCTTTTCGACCCCGTTGCTCTGACTCGTGACGACCCGGACGCAATCGGAGAGGCGCGCTTTGTCACCGTAGGAGTCGACGCCGCCGGCCGAGTGCTGGTTCTCGTCTACACCTATCGCGAGGATCGGATTCGTATCGTTTCGGTCCGCAAGGCAACCCGCAAGGAGAAAGCCCAGTATGAGGAAGGAATACGACTTTAG
- a CDS encoding BrnA antitoxin family protein: MRKEYDFSGGKRGAVVPAKGKTRITILLDNEVIEEFRRRADSAGRGYQTMINDALREHLSKSSKPLDARTLRRILREELQRSE, encoded by the coding sequence ATGAGGAAGGAATACGACTTTAGCGGTGGCAAGCGGGGCGCCGTGGTCCCCGCGAAAGGGAAGACTCGGATCACGATCCTGCTAGACAACGAGGTCATCGAGGAGTTTCGACGGCGGGCGGACTCAGCCGGTCGCGGCTACCAGACGATGATCAACGACGCCCTCCGCGAACATCTCAGCAAGTCGAGCAAGCCCCTGGATGCACGAACGCTGCGCCGGATCTTGCGGGAAGAACTTCAGCGCTCGGAGTAG
- a CDS encoding FIST C-terminal domain-containing protein, with protein MRAIIGHSDDVETSDAIDDVIRQCRDQLGGGTPKAGLLFMSVDYEHQVVLDAIARAWPGLPVIGASSDGEVSSHAGFTMDSVLLTLLCDDQVDVHLGLGHNLSQDIDAAVAQALGAIPAGETPSLALTTFAPSTDASEVLRAINRRLPGIPCPVVGGLSGDHREFSRMLEFCGTEVLHDSLPILFLTGDITVSWGIGSGWEPIGEFREITRSAGHIIQEIDGAPALDVYKLYYGEVSQGSLGEYPLAVYEDGADAEWSLRAVLGTDAETGEVRLAGGVAPGSRVRMTEVVTDGILSGTMESVRQAAKRYPGKQPELALLFTCAARKWVLGSRAESELDSVLSELPKLGFGELDLAGLYVFGEIAPPQDGGESCLHNETCITVLIGSE; from the coding sequence ATGCGCGCCATCATCGGCCACAGCGACGACGTCGAGACGTCGGACGCGATCGACGACGTCATCCGCCAATGCCGGGACCAGCTGGGCGGCGGCACCCCCAAGGCCGGCCTCCTCTTCATGTCGGTGGACTACGAGCACCAGGTCGTGCTCGACGCCATCGCGCGCGCCTGGCCCGGCCTGCCCGTGATCGGCGCCAGCAGCGACGGCGAGGTCTCCTCCCACGCCGGCTTCACCATGGACTCCGTGCTGCTCACGCTGCTCTGCGATGACCAGGTGGACGTCCACCTGGGCCTCGGCCACAACCTGAGCCAGGACATCGACGCGGCCGTCGCCCAGGCGCTCGGCGCCATCCCCGCGGGCGAGACGCCCTCGCTCGCGCTCACCACCTTCGCGCCCTCCACCGACGCCAGCGAAGTGCTGCGCGCCATCAACCGCCGCCTCCCGGGCATCCCCTGCCCCGTGGTCGGCGGGCTGAGCGGCGACCATCGCGAGTTCTCGCGCATGCTCGAGTTCTGCGGCACCGAGGTGCTGCACGACTCGCTGCCGATCCTCTTCCTCACCGGCGACATCACGGTGAGCTGGGGCATCGGCTCCGGCTGGGAGCCGATCGGCGAGTTCCGCGAGATCACCAGGTCGGCGGGGCACATCATCCAGGAGATCGACGGCGCGCCGGCCCTGGACGTCTACAAGCTCTACTACGGCGAGGTGAGCCAGGGCAGCCTCGGCGAATACCCGCTCGCCGTCTACGAGGACGGCGCCGACGCCGAGTGGAGCCTCCGCGCGGTGCTGGGGACGGACGCGGAGACGGGCGAGGTGCGCCTCGCCGGCGGCGTGGCTCCGGGCAGCCGCGTGCGCATGACCGAAGTGGTCACGGACGGCATCCTGTCCGGCACGATGGAGTCGGTGCGACAGGCCGCGAAGCGCTACCCCGGCAAGCAGCCCGAGCTGGCCCTGCTCTTCACCTGCGCCGCGCGCAAGTGGGTGCTCGGCTCGCGCGCGGAGAGCGAGCTCGACAGCGTCCTCTCCGAGCTGCCCAAGCTCGGCTTCGGCGAGCTGGACCTCGCGGGCCTCTATGTGTTCGGCGAGATCGCCCCGCCCCAGGACGGCGGCGAGTCCTGCCTGCACAACGAGACCTGCATCACGGTGCTGATCGGAAGCGAGTAG
- a CDS encoding response regulator encodes MEAELRRLAKELKRSQRAAEQWRRTAETSDSMSSQGKRALMKSYRELGESVTALQEEKARAERASASKSRFLAVMSHEIRTPMNGMIGMLELLLHTALDREQQELAQVAHESASALLQILNDILDYSKIEADALTFEEREIDIANFVTKLVESMRSAASSKGLALRATVEPGVPRLVLGDPVRIRQVLANLVGNAIKFTAQGEVVVRVRPGSGPTRLGFAVSDTGIGIEADKLTLIFEMFSQEDESTTRRFGGTGLGLAICRNLVERMGGSIVAESMKGVGSVFHFEIEAPPVVRDADAAVPTGIAATTDPLHGAEGLRVLVADDNATNRLLARRMLEKLGAQVETAADGAEAVARAAEATFDLILMDCAMPELDGIQATQRIRALAGPRGRVPIVALTALASQSDREFCLSHGMDGYIVKPFSLGALRETLARLAAPAAQDEPLPTGGS; translated from the coding sequence ATGGAGGCCGAACTCCGGCGCCTCGCCAAGGAGCTGAAGCGGTCCCAGCGGGCCGCGGAGCAGTGGCGGCGCACGGCGGAGACCTCCGACTCGATGTCCTCGCAGGGCAAGCGGGCGCTCATGAAGAGCTACCGCGAGCTGGGCGAGTCGGTGACGGCCCTCCAGGAGGAGAAGGCGCGCGCCGAGCGGGCGAGCGCGTCGAAGAGCCGTTTCCTGGCGGTGATGAGCCACGAGATCCGCACGCCGATGAACGGCATGATCGGCATGCTCGAGCTGCTGCTGCACACCGCGCTCGATCGCGAACAGCAGGAGCTCGCGCAGGTCGCGCACGAGTCGGCGTCGGCGTTGCTGCAGATCCTCAACGACATCCTCGACTACTCCAAGATCGAAGCCGACGCGCTCACCTTCGAAGAGCGCGAGATCGACATCGCGAACTTCGTGACGAAGCTGGTGGAGAGCATGCGTTCGGCGGCGTCGTCCAAGGGGCTTGCGCTGCGCGCGACGGTGGAGCCCGGCGTCCCGCGCCTCGTGCTTGGCGACCCGGTGCGCATCCGCCAGGTGCTGGCGAACCTCGTGGGCAACGCGATCAAGTTCACCGCCCAGGGCGAGGTGGTCGTGCGGGTGCGTCCGGGTTCGGGCCCGACGCGGCTCGGCTTCGCCGTGAGCGACACGGGCATCGGCATCGAGGCCGACAAGCTCACGCTGATCTTCGAGATGTTCAGCCAGGAGGACGAGAGCACCACGCGCCGCTTCGGCGGCACCGGGCTCGGCCTCGCCATCTGCCGGAATCTCGTCGAGCGGATGGGCGGGTCGATCGTGGCCGAGAGCATGAAGGGCGTGGGCAGCGTCTTCCACTTCGAGATCGAGGCGCCGCCGGTGGTCCGCGATGCGGACGCCGCGGTGCCCACCGGCATCGCGGCGACGACGGATCCCCTGCACGGCGCCGAGGGGCTGCGCGTTCTCGTCGCCGACGACAACGCCACGAACCGCCTGCTCGCCCGGCGCATGCTCGAGAAGCTCGGCGCGCAGGTGGAGACCGCCGCCGACGGTGCGGAGGCGGTGGCGCGGGCTGCCGAGGCGACCTTCGATCTCATCCTCATGGACTGCGCGATGCCCGAGCTCGACGGCATCCAGGCCACGCAGCGAATCCGCGCGCTGGCGGGCCCACGCGGCCGCGTGCCGATCGTGGCGCTGACCGCGCTGGCCAGCCAGTCGGATCGCGAGTTCTGTCTCAGCCACGGGATGGATGGCTACATCGTCAAGCCATTCAGTCTCGGCGCGCTGCGCGAGACGCTCGCGCGCCTCGCAGCGCCCGCCGCGCAGGACGAGCCGCTGCCCACCGGGGGAAGCTAG
- a CDS encoding DUF3052 domain-containing protein, with amino-acid sequence MAGYSGQSLPTKLGVKAGDRVILLGAPPDFADTLGTLPADVTLRHRASGRARIVLLFAARAADLTRRWPGATKAVADGGRLWICWPKQASGVATDITQHAVRAHGLDRGWVDFKIAAIDATWSGLAFARRESKG; translated from the coding sequence ATGGCCGGCTACTCGGGGCAGTCGCTGCCCACCAAGCTCGGCGTGAAGGCCGGCGACAGGGTGATCCTGCTCGGCGCGCCGCCCGACTTCGCCGACACGCTGGGCACGCTGCCCGCCGACGTCACCCTGCGCCACCGCGCCTCGGGCCGAGCGCGCATCGTCCTGCTGTTTGCCGCCCGCGCGGCCGACCTGACCCGCCGCTGGCCCGGCGCCACCAAGGCCGTGGCCGACGGCGGCCGCCTCTGGATCTGCTGGCCCAAGCAGGCGTCCGGGGTGGCGACGGACATCACCCAGCACGCCGTGCGCGCCCACGGCCTCGACCGCGGCTGGGTGGACTTCAAGATCGCGGCGATCGACGCCACCTGGTCGGGCCTCGCCTTCGCCCGCCGGGAAAGCAAGGGCTGA
- a CDS encoding VOC family protein, with the protein MSDDTLGKIGWFDLTVPDADAVSAFYAQVAGWTPKAHPMDGYDDYEMLAPDGDCAAGICHARGSNAKVPPQWLLYISVADVDAAAARATSLGGAVLDGPRSMGGGRLAVIRDPAGAVAALWQASAED; encoded by the coding sequence ATGAGCGACGACACCCTCGGCAAGATCGGCTGGTTCGACCTCACCGTCCCCGACGCGGACGCGGTGAGCGCGTTCTACGCCCAGGTGGCCGGCTGGACCCCCAAGGCCCACCCCATGGACGGCTACGACGACTACGAGATGCTCGCCCCCGACGGCGACTGCGCCGCCGGCATCTGCCACGCCCGGGGCTCCAACGCCAAGGTGCCGCCCCAGTGGCTGCTCTACATCAGCGTCGCCGACGTCGACGCCGCCGCGGCCCGCGCGACCTCGCTGGGCGGCGCCGTCCTCGACGGACCCCGCAGCATGGGCGGCGGCCGGCTGGCGGTGATCCGCGACCCGGCCGGCGCCGTCGCCGCGCTCTGGCAAGCCTCCGCCGAGGACTGA
- a CDS encoding MOSC domain-containing protein, which produces MKLVSVNVGRPRDVPWQGKILHTGIFKSPVEGPVALRGHQLDGDGQGNTDVHGGVDKAVYAYATEHYPYWRGELPEVDLPWGAFGENLSTEGLLEENVRIGDVYRIGTTLLRVSQPRFPCSRLAMRMGREDMVKRFLASLRSGIYFAVLEEGALAAGDAIRLEARAATPITVRDVTRVVAGVADADLRRRCAALETLPQGLREQIARPEGRD; this is translated from the coding sequence ATGAAGCTCGTCTCCGTGAACGTCGGCCGCCCGCGCGACGTCCCCTGGCAGGGCAAGATCCTTCACACCGGCATCTTCAAGTCCCCGGTCGAGGGTCCCGTGGCCCTGCGCGGCCACCAGCTCGACGGCGACGGCCAGGGCAACACGGACGTCCACGGCGGCGTCGACAAGGCCGTCTACGCCTACGCCACCGAGCACTACCCCTACTGGCGGGGCGAGCTGCCCGAGGTCGACCTGCCCTGGGGCGCCTTCGGTGAGAACCTGAGCACGGAAGGCCTGCTGGAGGAGAACGTCCGCATCGGCGACGTGTACCGCATCGGCACGACGCTGCTGCGCGTCAGCCAGCCGCGCTTTCCGTGCAGCCGTCTCGCCATGCGCATGGGCCGCGAGGACATGGTGAAGCGCTTCCTCGCCAGCCTGCGCAGCGGCATCTACTTCGCGGTGCTGGAAGAGGGCGCGCTCGCCGCGGGCGACGCGATCCGCCTCGAAGCGCGCGCCGCCACGCCGATCACCGTGCGTGACGTGACGCGCGTCGTCGCCGGCGTCGCCGACGCGGACCTCCGCCGCCGCTGCGCCGCGCTCGAGACGCTGCCGCAGGGGCTGCGCGAGCAGATCGCACGGCCCGAAGGACGCGACTGA